One window from the genome of Streptomyces sp. NBC_00708 encodes:
- a CDS encoding TetR/AcrR family transcriptional regulator codes for MEQKPARVRLVDAAHQLMLTKGLARTTTKEIAKAAGCSEAALYKHFLSKEELFVVVLKERLPKIDLRQLIDDPGAGERSVEENLAVIARQAALFYEQSFPIAASLYAEPRLKERHDAAMRELGTGPHLPIRGVAGYLRAEQTAGRIRADADTYAAASLLLGACAQRAFAYDATADGEPSQSLDDFAASLARTLLRGLAD; via the coding sequence ATGGAGCAGAAGCCGGCCCGCGTGCGTCTCGTCGACGCCGCCCATCAGCTCATGCTCACCAAGGGCCTGGCCCGGACCACCACCAAGGAGATCGCCAAGGCGGCAGGCTGCTCGGAGGCCGCGCTCTACAAGCACTTCCTCAGCAAGGAGGAGCTGTTCGTGGTGGTCCTCAAGGAGCGGCTGCCCAAGATCGACCTCCGGCAGCTCATCGACGACCCGGGCGCGGGGGAGCGGTCGGTCGAGGAGAACCTCGCCGTCATCGCCCGCCAGGCCGCCCTGTTCTACGAGCAGAGCTTCCCGATCGCCGCGTCCCTGTACGCCGAACCGAGGCTCAAGGAGCGCCACGACGCGGCCATGCGCGAGCTGGGCACCGGCCCCCACCTGCCCATTCGCGGCGTCGCCGGCTATCTGAGGGCCGAACAGACCGCCGGACGCATCCGGGCCGACGCCGACACCTACGCGGCCGCCTCACTGCTCCTGGGGGCCTGCGCCCAGCGCGCGTTCGCCTACGACGCCACGGCGGACGGCGAGCCGTCCCAGTCGCTCGACGACTTCGCCGCGTCCCTGGCCCGCACCCTGCTCCGGGGCCTGGCGGACTGA
- a CDS encoding pyridoxal phosphate-dependent aminotransferase: MSAATSPSESRVSARIGAISESATLAVDAKAKALKAAGRPVIGFGAGEPDFPTPGYIVDAAVEACRTPKYHRYTPAGGLPELKAAIAEKTLRDSGYEVDASQILVTNGGKQAIYEAFAAILDPGDEVIVPAPYWTTYPESIRLAGGVPVEVVADETTGYRVSVEQLEAARTERTKVVLFVSPSNPTGAVYSEADAEAIGRWAVEHGLWVMTDEIYEHLVYGDAKFTSLPAIVPELRDKCIVVNGVAKTYAMTGWRVGWIIGPKDVVKAATNLQSHATSNVANVSQAAALAAISGNLDAVAEMRTAFDRRRKTIVRMLNDIDGVFCPEPEGAFYAYPSVKELLGKEIRGKRPATSVELAALILDEAEVAVVPGEAFGTPGYLRLSYALGDDDLVEGVSRLQKLLGEAKA, from the coding sequence ATGAGCGCTGCTACTTCTCCGTCCGAGAGCCGGGTCTCCGCCCGCATCGGTGCCATCTCCGAGTCCGCCACCCTCGCCGTCGACGCCAAGGCCAAGGCCCTCAAGGCCGCCGGCCGTCCGGTGATCGGCTTCGGTGCCGGCGAGCCCGACTTCCCGACGCCCGGCTACATCGTCGACGCCGCGGTCGAGGCCTGCCGCACCCCGAAGTACCACCGCTACACCCCGGCGGGCGGGCTCCCCGAGCTCAAGGCCGCCATCGCGGAGAAGACGCTGCGCGACTCCGGGTACGAGGTCGACGCCTCCCAGATCCTGGTGACCAACGGCGGCAAGCAGGCGATCTACGAGGCGTTCGCCGCGATCCTCGACCCGGGCGACGAGGTCATCGTCCCGGCGCCCTACTGGACCACCTACCCCGAGTCGATCCGGCTGGCCGGCGGCGTCCCGGTGGAGGTCGTCGCCGACGAGACCACCGGTTACCGGGTCTCCGTGGAGCAGCTGGAGGCGGCCCGTACCGAGCGTACGAAGGTCGTCCTGTTCGTCTCCCCGTCGAACCCGACCGGCGCGGTCTACAGCGAGGCGGACGCCGAGGCGATCGGCCGCTGGGCCGTCGAGCACGGCCTGTGGGTGATGACCGACGAGATCTACGAGCACCTGGTCTACGGGGACGCGAAGTTCACCTCGCTGCCGGCGATCGTGCCCGAGCTGCGCGACAAGTGCATCGTGGTCAACGGCGTCGCCAAGACGTACGCGATGACCGGCTGGCGCGTCGGGTGGATCATCGGTCCCAAGGACGTCGTGAAGGCCGCGACCAACCTCCAGTCGCACGCCACGTCCAACGTCGCCAACGTCTCGCAGGCCGCCGCGCTGGCCGCCATCTCGGGGAACCTGGACGCGGTCGCCGAGATGCGCACCGCGTTCGACCGGCGCCGCAAGACCATCGTGCGGATGCTCAACGACATCGACGGCGTCTTCTGCCCGGAGCCCGAGGGCGCGTTCTACGCCTACCCCTCGGTGAAGGAGCTGCTCGGCAAGGAGATCCGCGGCAAGCGCCCGGCGACCTCGGTCGAGCTGGCGGCGCTGATCCTGGACGAGGCCGAGGTGGCGGTGGTCCCGGGCGAGGCGTTCGGCACGCCGGGTTACCTGCGTCTGTCGTACGCGCTGGGCGACGACGACCTCGTCGAGGGCGTGTCGCGGCTCCAGAAGCTGCTGGGCGAGGCGAAGGCGTAA
- a CDS encoding NAD(P)H-binding protein has product MKLTVFGATGGIGQEIVRQAVAAGHEVTAVVRDPARLAVPLSDVTVHTAARVDDPEALREAVAGRDAVLSGLGAKGRKADGIAERLTRSVLTAMEAEGTRRLLVVSAAPVAPQPADDPLLDRMMLSMIGAILKEVYADLTAMEAALAASATDWTSVRPPKLTNGPLTGTYRTVVGSNPRSGRSISRADVAHAMLALIDDPASVKQGVGVAY; this is encoded by the coding sequence ATGAAGCTCACGGTGTTCGGTGCGACAGGCGGTATCGGTCAGGAGATCGTCCGCCAGGCGGTGGCGGCGGGGCACGAGGTGACGGCGGTGGTCCGCGATCCCGCGCGGCTCGCGGTCCCGCTCTCGGACGTCACCGTCCACACGGCGGCCCGGGTCGACGACCCGGAGGCGCTGCGCGAGGCGGTGGCGGGCCGCGACGCGGTCCTCTCCGGCCTCGGCGCGAAGGGCCGCAAGGCGGACGGGATCGCGGAGCGGCTGACCCGCTCCGTGCTGACGGCGATGGAGGCGGAGGGCACCCGGCGGCTGCTGGTGGTCAGCGCCGCCCCGGTCGCCCCGCAGCCCGCCGACGACCCGCTGCTCGACCGGATGATGCTCTCGATGATCGGCGCGATCCTCAAGGAGGTGTACGCGGACCTCACCGCGATGGAGGCGGCGCTCGCGGCCTCCGCCACGGACTGGACGTCGGTGCGGCCCCCGAAGCTCACGAATGGGCCGCTGACGGGCACGTACCGGACGGTGGTCGGGAGCAACCCGCGCAGCGGCCGGTCCATCTCCCGGGCCGACGTGGCGCACGCGATGCTGGCGCTGATCGACGACCCGGCGTCGGTGAAGCAGGGCGTGGGCGTGGCGTACTGA
- a CDS encoding UDP-N-acetylmuramate dehydrogenase: MQELHDAPLAPLTTFRLGGPATRLLTATTDAEVVDAVREADDSGTPLLIIGGGSNLVIGDKGFEGTALRIATKGFVLDGGSLELAAGEVWTDAVARTVEAGLAGLECLAGIPGSAGATPIQNVGAYGQEVSSTITEVVAYDRRTRETVVLPNSECAFSYRHSRFKAEPDRYVVLRVRFGLEESGGLSAPLKYPETARAMGVEEGDRVPAAAARETVLRLRAGKGMVLDPEDHDTWSAGSFFTNPILERAEFDAFLARVADRLGPEVTPPAFPAGEGRTKTSAAWLIDRAGFTKGYGTGPARISTKHTLALTNRGAATTEDLLALAREVVAGVHAAFGVTLVNEPVTVGVSL; the protein is encoded by the coding sequence GTGCAGGAACTCCACGACGCCCCCCTCGCCCCCCTGACCACCTTCCGGCTCGGCGGCCCCGCCACCCGTCTCCTCACCGCCACCACGGACGCCGAGGTCGTCGACGCCGTGCGCGAGGCGGACGACAGCGGCACCCCGCTCCTGATCATCGGCGGCGGCAGCAACCTGGTCATCGGCGACAAGGGCTTCGAGGGCACCGCCCTGCGCATCGCCACCAAGGGCTTCGTGCTCGACGGCGGCTCCCTGGAACTGGCGGCCGGCGAGGTCTGGACCGACGCCGTCGCCCGCACCGTGGAGGCCGGTCTCGCCGGCCTCGAATGCCTGGCCGGCATCCCCGGCTCGGCGGGCGCCACGCCGATCCAGAACGTCGGCGCGTACGGGCAGGAGGTGTCCTCCACCATCACGGAGGTCGTCGCCTACGACCGGCGCACCCGCGAAACGGTCGTCCTGCCCAACTCCGAGTGCGCCTTCTCCTACCGGCACAGCCGCTTCAAGGCCGAACCCGACCGGTACGTGGTGCTGCGCGTCCGCTTCGGCCTGGAGGAGTCCGGGGGCCTGTCGGCACCCCTGAAGTACCCCGAGACCGCGCGGGCCATGGGCGTCGAGGAGGGCGACCGCGTTCCCGCGGCCGCCGCCCGCGAAACCGTGCTCCGGCTGCGCGCCGGGAAGGGCATGGTGCTGGACCCCGAGGACCACGACACCTGGTCGGCCGGGTCCTTCTTCACCAATCCGATCCTGGAGCGGGCCGAGTTCGACGCGTTCCTGGCCCGCGTCGCGGACCGGCTCGGCCCCGAGGTCACGCCCCCCGCCTTCCCGGCCGGTGAGGGGCGCACCAAGACCTCCGCCGCCTGGCTCATCGACCGGGCCGGCTTCACCAAGGGCTACGGCACCGGGCCCGCCCGCATCTCCACCAAGCACACCCTCGCCCTCACCAACCGGGGGGCGGCGACCACCGAGGACCTGCTGGCGCTGGCCCGCGAGGTCGTCGCCGGGGTGCACGCGGCCTTCGGCGTCACCCTCGTCAACGAACCGGTGACGGTGGGCGTGAGCCTGTAG
- a CDS encoding adenosine deaminase, whose protein sequence is MERDVRLLPKAHLHLHFTGSMRPTTLLELADKYGVRLPEALTGGEPPKLRATDERGWFRFQRLYDIARSCLRAPEDIQRLVREAAQEDVADGSGWLEIQVDPTSYAPLLGGLIPAIEIILDAVDAASRETGLPIRVVIAANRMKHPLDARTLARLAVRYADQGVVGFGLSNDERRGMARDFDRAFAIAREGGLLAAPHGGELSGPSSVRDCLDDLDAARVGHGVRAAEDPRLMRRLAEAGVTCEVCPASNVALGVYEKPADVPLRTLFDAGVPMALGADDPLLFGSRLAAQYDLVRRHHAFTDEELAELARQSVRGSSAPEPVRAELLAGVDAWLAEPVA, encoded by the coding sequence ATGGAACGCGATGTACGTCTGTTGCCCAAGGCCCACCTGCACCTGCACTTCACCGGGTCGATGCGGCCCACGACGCTGCTGGAACTCGCCGACAAGTACGGAGTGCGGCTGCCCGAGGCCCTGACCGGCGGCGAGCCGCCCAAACTGCGTGCGACGGACGAACGGGGCTGGTTCCGCTTCCAGCGGCTCTACGACATCGCCCGGTCCTGCCTGCGGGCCCCCGAGGACATCCAGCGCCTCGTGCGCGAGGCCGCCCAGGAGGACGTGGCGGACGGGTCGGGCTGGCTGGAGATCCAGGTCGACCCCACCTCGTACGCGCCGCTGCTCGGCGGGCTGATCCCGGCGATCGAGATCATCCTGGACGCGGTGGACGCCGCCTCGCGCGAGACCGGGCTGCCGATCCGGGTGGTCATCGCGGCGAACCGGATGAAGCACCCGCTGGACGCCAGGACCCTCGCGCGCCTCGCCGTGCGGTACGCGGACCAGGGCGTCGTCGGCTTCGGCCTCTCCAACGACGAGCGGCGCGGGATGGCCCGCGACTTCGACCGGGCCTTCGCCATCGCCCGGGAGGGCGGCCTGCTCGCCGCTCCGCACGGGGGCGAGCTGTCGGGCCCTTCCAGCGTCCGGGACTGCCTGGACGACCTCGACGCGGCCCGGGTCGGGCACGGCGTGCGGGCGGCGGAGGACCCCCGGCTGATGCGCCGGCTGGCGGAGGCCGGGGTGACCTGCGAGGTGTGCCCCGCGTCGAACGTGGCGCTCGGCGTCTACGAGAAGCCCGCCGATGTCCCCCTGCGCACCCTGTTCGACGCCGGGGTGCCGATGGCGCTCGGCGCGGACGACCCGCTGCTCTTCGGCTCCCGGCTGGCCGCGCAGTACGACCTGGTGCGCCGCCACCACGCGTTCACGGACGAGGAACTGGCCGAGCTGGCCCGCCAGTCGGTACGGGGGTCGTCGGCGCCCGAGCCGGTGCGGGCGGAGCTGCTGGCGGGGGTCGACGCGTGGCTCGCGGAGCCGGTGGCCTGA